Genomic DNA from Epinephelus moara isolate mb chromosome 24, YSFRI_EMoa_1.0, whole genome shotgun sequence:
CATTACATTGCCTTTGTGTTGGTAACATTATAGTTTCATAGCATTTCATTCAATCTGAATTATACAGGTTGAGCTTTCAAGATGTGTTATATTTACTAGCCATAAgaaaagttatattatttttttgatttttattatttaaaaaaacccttTGAGATATGTTTTATGACACAAAAACGCTCTGCTAGGTGTAATaagttgtctttttgtgtccacaaaacagttcagttacctcaaaaattaaatatgttcaaaattaTATCTACTCCTTTTCCCTTGTGGAAAAATCCCAAATCTACAAATATTCAATTTTTTGTGCCTCAAAGTTTTAACTGCTGTACACAAGATGTCTCTCACTTCACTAAAAAAAGGTCCGTTCTCAGTGTTTGGACCCTGGAAGTTTAAATTTCCATATAACTCGGCATAGTGAAACTCAAACATCCCGGTGAAGTAACAATAAGCAAAATGGGACTTTAGGAAACCCAGTCGGACATTCAGAGAGCTAAAATTCAAAAGTTTTGCCCATAGCATAATTTTATATAGCTACGGCTACCGTAATCTTTTGTACAACCGAAAGAGGAGATAAAACATTGAATCAGAGATTTCTTCACTCAGATCGTAACACATCCAGGTATTTATTTCAGTCTTTATTTTGTGTCGAGCGCTCACACATTGTGAGTACCTTCCTTCAATATTGTGACCCAGACTGATGATGAGTTTGACTCGTGGATCATTTCTTCCTGGTGACAGGGCATGTTGTCCGGTGATTTCTCAGTCCCCTTTCTGAATTGTCCACTGACTCAAACTGCCTTGTGAAATCCTCTAAAGTCTGCCCCGCCTTTTCTTGGATCATATGGTTCATGGACATCCATTCCTCAGGCCCTCTGATACAAGAAGACCAAGTCGGGGTGTCCATGGGACCACCACACTCTGCATGGTAACCAGCAGACGGCCTGTCCTGGCCTCCTCTGGGCCTGCCAGCAGGTACTCCATACCTGATGAGAAGGGTAAGACATTATTTCATTCAATCTAAAAACAAATCATCTCTTTGGTCCTCTTGAATACTCATCTTTTCATGATAAAAGTCTCTTAAATAAAACCATGAACTGAATATTCCTGTGTTTAACGTACATCACATattccttttctttgtcatgtttGGGCCTTATCTTACCTGGGTTAAGGATAGGACAGGTGCAGCCACGGCTGGTCCAGGACAGAGGATAGATGCTGATGGTCCCCAGGGAGAGCGCCACTTGGCCTGATTGAAGGACCTTGCGAACTTTGACCTGCACTTCTGCGTGACTGCCTTTGTCATGAGCAGACAGCACACTGGCTTTGATCACTGTCATGGACCACACAGAAAAAACATAAGGAGACATTTCAAAGCAAGTATAGTAGATCTCAGTTTATCAAACCAATtttaaacaagtgaaaattgcaCATTATTTCTTACCATAATCATGTTTGGCCTTACAGAGGTCAGACGCACTTCTCAGCTTTCTCTCCTTACAGCTACACTTTCCTGTGTGCAGACATTCAGTTATGCTCCAATCCACTTTTATTTCCATAATTACACAATATGAAACACTATCATCCCACAATTTTAAGTCTTACAATGCAGATGAACATCACAGTTAAaggtttttgccactgacagattgttcagattgttattataaatatctgacaacattgtggaaaggatccctacagaggtcATGCTTTTTGCTAAAGAGTAAGATCCATTTCATTTAACTAGAAACAGGCCAACAATTGCTATCACCAAACTCACcacactccatttaaataaacagtaattttaacatcataaaacacacatcagtCAATGCTgaaaggaacaaaacaaaactaacaaaaccatcttggtttgtcttccCACTGtgccaacaatcaccaactctggtttggttaaaataaacccttaattcactcagttagatgtgaaacGATACTGGCtttatacacgctaaaattactgtttatttaaatggagtctggtctGTTTGGCGATAGCAATTACAGGGcggtttctggttaaacaaaaaggattacTTACTTTTAAACAAAAGGTCTGTCTTTGTAAGGAtgctttccataatgttgtcagacacttagaataacaatttgagactgtcagtggcaaaaacaaacacttttagtgatGTTACTCTTTAATTAGAAACACATCAGTAAGTTGTTACAACACTCACCAGTGTAATGCAGAGCAGAGACTGCAAGCTCCTTCGACCACTGTACATCTTCTTCTATTGTGAACATGTGATCCAGATCAGGGATTTTTCCACCAATGGGCACATTGAACACTTGATTATTTGAGTAGCTGCAAAAGTGGAATTGAGAGATCACTGTTAACAATCAATTTTAGCttctgtgtaaatgtgtaaagaaTGTGGTCATGAGTGAAGTGTATACCTGCTTAGACACTGCCCAGTGGTTGGATCACAGCTGTGAGGGCAGACACAGGGTTTACAgccctcctctccaaaaccCCAATAGCCAGGCAGGCAGTGGCTGCAGCTTGTGCCGCCCACACCAGGCTTGCAGTGGCACTGCCCGCTTCTAGGGTGGCACCAGTGTCCCTCCTCTCCAGCACGAGGAGGCAAAGAGCCCTGTGGATCACACCAGCAGCCTGAGAAGCAGAGACACAAATACAGTTGTGTACGCTGCTGAAACATTTGGTGTCAAATTATGAATTTAcaaacatgttccagcagatGGAGCTGTATTAtggttctttttcatttttcccaCAACCCTCCCTGACTTCAAATTATTCCACTTAGATCAAATCAGTCATTAAACCTCCTTTTACTTTGCTTTTCTGATGGGTTGAAAACACATGAGCCAATCTCACGCCAGCTCTGAGTCCCTTACGTGTGCAGGCATGGGGGGAGTTGAGTGGCAGGGATGGGTGGCGGTGGTAGCCGTGGCGACAGCGCTGGCACCTGCGCCCGACAGTGTTGTGTCTGCAGTCATCACAAACGCCCCCACTGGTACCGCCGGAAGAAAGCCATGCCCGCTGAGAGAAGTGACAGCTATCTGCGTGACCGTGGCACTGGCACTCTGAAGTCACAGCGAtcagagagatgagagagagacaatGTGAGGACATCaggatggagaggagagagaaagcaaaCAGGGATCATGGGTAATGGGCAAAGTCTGTGTTAGATTTTTGTTGTCAAAATGATTTGCAACCTGTGCTGACATACAGAACAAAATTTAAAGAGTATAGACCTGTAAGGAGAACCAGGGTCCAAGCACCCAGACAACTTAGAGCCAAGTGTGCACTGACTTCATGTGACCAGCAGTATGAGGAAATTTCTGAATAGGTCTTAAAAAGCTgctttaatatgtttttgtttgtatgctTTGGGCCTTGATTATGTATTTAAAACTCGGCTATATAGAgccttaaaaagtattttatatACTGCAAATCTCCCCTTCATCTCTGGCTTTGTCTCTGTCAGTAAGATGAGCGTCGTGCAGTCCTGCTGGTGGTCACTTACTCTGGCACGGGTTGGACTCCCCGCTGCTGCTGTTGGCAGGTCTCCAGGGACGATCATTGTAGAGCAGAGCACACTTCTCACAGTGATCCCCCGCTGTGTGGTGAGTACACAGGCACCTACCGGACACCTGGAAAACACATCTGGAGCTGCTCAGTTACCTCACCTACACGAGCAGACGTTAGACACCTGCTGTCTGGAGTCAGCTATAAAATACATCCAGGCAGGTGGTGTAAAGAGTAAATCGAGCTATTTAAATCTCTTTAACTGGCGATTTTTCCATCAGCAAGTACATTTAACATCTGGACCTAACATCCTGACATGTGTGTTATACAAGACTGTAATAGAACACAGGCCAACATACAGGAAAAGCCACTCACCATGTTGCTGTCCTGTCTAGTGTCTTGGCTGTTGTTGTGTGGTACACAATACTCAGCATGTCCATGGCACAGGCACGTCCCTCTGGCTAGTAAAGTATAAATAGCATAAGGTGCTGAGTCTGGGCTTTCTGCGGTGGATAAGGAAGTCAGAGCTGAGGCTGTGTGGCTTGTCCATTCTGCAGGGGGATTTGGAGGTGCCGGACAGCTCTGAGGTTTTAGCAGTCTGATGCGGAGGTTAGTGAGGGTGAGGCGGGCGAGGGCCTCTGGACTGTAAGCATCCAGTGCTTTAGCACTGTTGGGGTCTAGTGTCCGTAATATGACCTGGGAGGAGGAACAGAGAGCTAGTCAGCACCGAATCAAAATTATGGATCCTCTAGAAGATAATACATTAcatgtagggctgcaacaatccatcaattaatcaattagttgtcaactatttaGGTAGTTAAGATTGCAGCTCGTTAAATGGAAATATTCCCTGGTTTCTTcactcctctgtgacagtaaactgaatatctttgggttgtggacaaaacaagacatttaaagacatcttGGGCTTTGTAAAACaccatttctgacattttataggccAAAGTTATTTATtgagaaaataactgacagattaatttacatttaaataattgttagtCGTAGTACATCTTTGTGCATATTTCAGGTGGGGCCCCTCTGTCCTTTACAAAGTTCAGGCTTAAATCTAAATGTGACCTTGAACaacctgcctgaggagataaAGCATCACAGAATCTGTGACTTCTTTAAAATCACCTCTGAAAACCCAATTTTCTAGACTTGCTTTTATGTGATGTCATCTTTTTTATAGcttttattatttctatttgTATGTGTTCTATTGACATGATGTgtgtgaagattctcagtcatccaggtcatgataatcataagtgctatatcgtaggcagctggacttgcttgagtttcttggagacatttcgcctctcatccaagaagcttcttcagttctggattgacatttttgcttgttttgtcttcatgttTTAACCCTATCTTAACTTTAACTCAGTGTAGTCTTGCTTTTGTTTGGCCTTACTGTTTAGCTTTCTGTTGTTCAAGTGCCTTCTAAGTGTGTCTTATATTTTGCCTGTCAAAGcactctgtttttaaaggtgccgtataaataaagttattattatgtTCTCTTACCTCCCCCCCTCTGCAGGGTGTAGCACTGGTATACCGAGATGTACACAGCGAGCCTGGCTGAGTAAAATCATCAGGCAAACCAAACTCCGCGCTGCAATTGTGTGCAAAGAGCTTAAGAGCTTCCCACGTCTTTCCAAAGTCAGCTGAGCGCTCGATGACCATGGCAGCAGGCCGC
This window encodes:
- the si:dkey-202e22.2 gene encoding netrin-4 isoform X1; the protein is MRGFSMVWKGQHQMLVALCWLLLIVTRSGAGEDVSRCVDHACSPPIGNLASGRTLLTHSSCCENSSSHHSPCPHPPVTPHPCPKDTHPSAHMTDDPFLHPDTWWASGAGSTTQEQQDEIRLDLETQFCLSHVVLVFRSPRPAAMVIERSADFGKTWEALKLFAHNCSAEFGLPDDFTQPGSLCTSRYTSATPCRGGEVILRTLDPNSAKALDAYSPEALARLTLTNLRIRLLKPQSCPAPPNPPAEWTSHTASALTSLSTAESPDSAPYAIYTLLARGTCLCHGHAEYCVPHNNSQDTRQDSNMVSGRCLCTHHTAGDHCEKCALLYNDRPWRPANSSSGESNPCQKCQCHGHADSCHFSQRAWLSSGGTSGGVCDDCRHNTVGRRCQRCRHGYHRHPSLPLNSPHACTRCWCDPQGSLPPRAGEEGHWCHPRSGQCHCKPGVGGTSCSHCLPGYWGFGEEGCKPCVCPHSCDPTTGQCLSSYSNNQVFNVPIGGKIPDLDHMFTIEEDVQWSKELAVSALHYTGKCSCKERKLRSASDLCKAKHDYVIKASVLSAHDKGSHAEVQVKVRKVLQSGQVALSLGTISIYPLSWTSRGCTCPILNPGMEYLLAGPEEARTGRLLVTMQSVVVPWTPRLGLLVSEGLRNGCP
- the si:dkey-202e22.2 gene encoding netrin-4 isoform X2 translates to MRGFSMVWKGQHQMLVALCWLLLIVTRSGAVSRCVDHACSPPIGNLASGRTLLTHSSCCENSSSHHSPCPHPPVTPHPCPKDTHPSAHMTDDPFLHPDTWWASGAGSTTQEQQDEIRLDLETQFCLSHVVLVFRSPRPAAMVIERSADFGKTWEALKLFAHNCSAEFGLPDDFTQPGSLCTSRYTSATPCRGGEVILRTLDPNSAKALDAYSPEALARLTLTNLRIRLLKPQSCPAPPNPPAEWTSHTASALTSLSTAESPDSAPYAIYTLLARGTCLCHGHAEYCVPHNNSQDTRQDSNMVSGRCLCTHHTAGDHCEKCALLYNDRPWRPANSSSGESNPCQKCQCHGHADSCHFSQRAWLSSGGTSGGVCDDCRHNTVGRRCQRCRHGYHRHPSLPLNSPHACTRCWCDPQGSLPPRAGEEGHWCHPRSGQCHCKPGVGGTSCSHCLPGYWGFGEEGCKPCVCPHSCDPTTGQCLSSYSNNQVFNVPIGGKIPDLDHMFTIEEDVQWSKELAVSALHYTGKCSCKERKLRSASDLCKAKHDYVIKASVLSAHDKGSHAEVQVKVRKVLQSGQVALSLGTISIYPLSWTSRGCTCPILNPGMEYLLAGPEEARTGRLLVTMQSVVVPWTPRLGLLVSEGLRNGCP